The Phycisphaeraceae bacterium genome window below encodes:
- a CDS encoding PDZ domain-containing protein: MRCIVLWIVGILLSLAAVGNGAIDEPSLLRDLQSPDYAVREEASHRMLTDEAFDQPTFLRLYASASLPEQRERILDASRHHFLRVVQEDATKVGGASSMGLTLLPMIAPGEVAGVTQPAARVGITYPGFPAYAMLRPGDLILSLDGREVPGTDAGGISMFIEMVKAHPLARSAKVGVLRDGKRIEVTMRLASRVALQSIYQMDGETLRPELAARWAEQAREFTKLSPEAAALQADLPSLPSPDAPVDSELDAADDRLMQLQMQLLEMEEGNELVEPNLRDGRENRGRLAPEPPPVPQAKPDLIP, encoded by the coding sequence GTGCGATGCATCGTGCTCTGGATTGTCGGCATACTGCTGAGTCTGGCTGCGGTCGGCAACGGCGCGATTGATGAGCCGTCCTTGCTGCGCGATTTGCAAAGTCCGGATTACGCGGTGCGTGAAGAGGCGTCGCATCGGATGCTGACCGACGAAGCATTCGACCAACCCACTTTTCTGAGGCTCTATGCCTCGGCTTCCTTGCCGGAGCAGCGCGAGCGCATACTCGACGCATCACGGCATCACTTTCTGCGTGTCGTTCAGGAAGACGCCACGAAGGTCGGCGGCGCATCGTCGATGGGGCTGACGCTGCTGCCCATGATCGCGCCGGGTGAAGTCGCCGGCGTCACGCAGCCGGCGGCACGTGTGGGCATCACTTATCCGGGCTTCCCCGCCTATGCGATGCTCAGGCCCGGCGACCTGATTCTGTCTCTCGACGGCAGAGAAGTCCCCGGCACGGACGCGGGCGGAATCAGCATGTTCATCGAAATGGTCAAGGCTCATCCGCTGGCGCGTTCCGCCAAGGTCGGGGTACTCCGCGACGGAAAGCGCATCGAAGTCACGATGCGGTTGGCCTCTCGTGTGGCACTTCAGTCGATTTACCAGATGGACGGCGAAACGCTTCGCCCTGAACTTGCCGCACGCTGGGCGGAGCAGGCTCGCGAGTTCACCAAACTGTCTCCAGAGGCTGCGGCACTTCAGGCGGACCTGCCATCGCTGCCCTCGCCTGATGCGCCGGTTGATTCAGAACTCGACGCCGCCGACGACCGACTGATGCAACTCCAGATGCAACTGCTGGAAATGGAGGAGGGCAATGAGCTGGTCGAGCCAAACCTGCGTGATGGGCGTGAAAACAGAGGTCGCCTCGCGCCAGAGCCGCCCCCGGTTCCTCAGGCAAAGCCCGATTTGATCCCATGA
- the gcvPA gene encoding aminomethyl-transferring glycine dehydrogenase subunit GcvPA, translating to MDYIQITEKQRAQMLAAIGVAKVEDLYATLPDGARLRGLLNLPPARSELELQRELARLAGLNRPAASAAESCFMGGGAYDHFIPAVVDDLATKGEFVTPYTPYQAEASQGSLQAFFEFQTQVCRLTGLDVANASLYEGATAAAEAVLMALNATGRRRVLVAATLHPHYRAVIRTYLTDLPAELIEIPATADGTIALDSVRKQLELGRGDTACVVVQSPNVFGLIEDWNSLFAAAHQSQTADGASAGTLGVALFNPIACGLLKRPGDCGADIAAGEGQPLGVPLQFGGPWLGLFAARQSLLRRMPGRLVGQTADAQGRRGFCLTLQTREQHIRGAKATSNVCTNQGLLAVRATIYLSAMGPQGLRQAAEQCFHKAHHAAGLLAGLPGYALAHRGAFFHEFVLNCPVPARKIIDAGRDRHILPGIDCAKLGIGNEKQLLVAVTEKRSRSEIDALVSLLREVGR from the coding sequence ATGGATTACATTCAGATCACGGAAAAACAGCGGGCGCAGATGCTCGCAGCCATCGGTGTCGCCAAGGTGGAAGACCTGTACGCGACGCTACCCGACGGCGCGAGGCTGCGCGGATTGCTCAATCTGCCCCCGGCTCGGAGTGAGCTTGAGCTTCAGCGGGAGTTGGCGCGTCTTGCCGGGTTGAATCGTCCCGCCGCCAGTGCCGCAGAGTCCTGTTTCATGGGTGGCGGAGCCTATGACCATTTCATTCCTGCCGTGGTGGATGACCTTGCGACCAAGGGTGAGTTTGTCACGCCTTATACGCCGTATCAGGCGGAAGCATCGCAAGGCTCGCTCCAGGCATTTTTCGAGTTTCAGACGCAGGTCTGCCGGCTCACCGGGCTGGATGTGGCGAATGCGTCGCTCTACGAAGGCGCGACCGCCGCTGCCGAAGCCGTGCTCATGGCGCTCAACGCAACCGGGCGGCGACGTGTGCTCGTGGCAGCGACGCTCCATCCGCATTACCGCGCGGTGATTCGCACGTACCTGACCGATCTGCCTGCGGAGTTGATTGAGATTCCCGCGACGGCCGACGGCACGATCGCCCTCGACTCAGTGCGCAAGCAACTGGAGCTGGGCCGTGGTGACACCGCCTGCGTCGTTGTGCAGTCGCCTAACGTGTTCGGCCTCATCGAAGACTGGAACAGCCTGTTCGCCGCAGCACACCAAAGTCAGACAGCTGATGGAGCTTCCGCCGGTACGCTCGGCGTGGCGCTCTTCAATCCGATCGCCTGCGGTCTGCTCAAGCGACCGGGCGACTGCGGCGCGGATATCGCCGCGGGTGAGGGGCAGCCGCTGGGCGTGCCGCTTCAGTTCGGCGGGCCGTGGCTGGGACTTTTCGCAGCCCGGCAAAGTCTGCTTCGCCGCATGCCCGGCAGGTTGGTGGGACAGACCGCCGATGCGCAGGGGCGGCGTGGTTTCTGCCTGACACTCCAGACCCGCGAGCAGCACATCCGCGGCGCGAAAGCCACGAGCAACGTCTGCACGAATCAAGGACTGCTGGCTGTCCGCGCCACGATTTATCTGAGCGCAATGGGGCCGCAGGGTCTGCGTCAGGCAGCTGAGCAATGCTTTCACAAGGCGCACCATGCTGCCGGCCTGCTGGCGGGACTGCCCGGCTACGCACTGGCGCATCGCGGCGCCTTCTTTCATGAGTTCGTGCTCAACTGTCCGGTACCCGCGCGGAAAATCATCGACGCCGGTCGGGACCGACATATTCTGCCCGGCATCGACTGTGCGAAGCTGGGTATCGGAAACGAAAAGCAACTGCTCGTGGCCGTCACGGAAAAACGCTCCCGGAGCGAGATTGACGCGCTGGTGAGCCTGCTGCGGGAGGTGGGGCGATGA
- a CDS encoding ABC transporter ATP-binding protein, with the protein MPAPKSSRNRFREYRRETRERAKTGKPLENMHAALGHPGIGTTPGVGHKRQRSFAVLLREFIRLMTGHRTAMALALVGTGFATLIGLVPLYGTKLVVDNVLGGKPLPERAARWLPYVEEPRHLLTAVMVSMITISSFAILISMTARWQATRITKRMQVSVRRKVFEHAVRLPLHRVYELKSGGAASMLREDAGGVAELVFALLYNPFRAVIQLLGSLIILAVTDWRLLLGSLVLIPVVWMTHKTWISRIRPLFSDIRATRQLTDSHATETFGGMRVVRSFSRQRSEAAQFSRNNHLLARQEILAWWWSRAIDIAWALFIPTASALLLWYGGNRILDDAARVAAGTLAPGEALTIGDLVMFLAYLGWLLGPLETLASSATQFQNSLAGLDRVLNILEEPREMPSPLGARVLPPDTPAGRIVLRNVGYTYPRNNRPVLTDINLDAAPGEMIALVGPSGAGKTTLCNLIARFYDPTEGSITFDGTDLRQIEVDSYRSLLGIVEQDTFLFDGTIADNLAYGRRDATRDQIIRAAEQANAHRFIMELPDGYDSYVGERGVKLSGGQRQRLTIARAILADPRILILDEATSNLDTESERLIQTSLRTLMAGRTSFVIAHRLSTIAHAHRILVLESGRIVEQGRHEELMSRSGRYRQMVELQTHPAMAIPRI; encoded by the coding sequence ATGCCCGCCCCCAAGAGCAGTCGTAACCGATTCCGTGAATACCGCCGCGAGACGCGAGAGCGCGCCAAGACGGGCAAGCCACTCGAAAACATGCACGCTGCGCTGGGGCATCCGGGCATCGGCACGACGCCGGGCGTGGGGCACAAGCGGCAGCGATCGTTCGCGGTATTGCTCCGTGAGTTCATCCGTCTGATGACCGGGCACCGAACCGCCATGGCCTTGGCGCTCGTCGGTACGGGGTTCGCCACGCTCATCGGTCTGGTGCCGCTTTATGGCACCAAGCTCGTCGTGGACAACGTGCTCGGCGGTAAACCGTTGCCCGAACGTGCAGCACGCTGGCTGCCCTACGTCGAGGAACCGCGCCATCTGCTGACAGCTGTCATGGTCAGCATGATTACGATTTCGTCGTTTGCGATCCTCATCAGCATGACCGCACGATGGCAGGCCACACGCATCACCAAGCGGATGCAGGTGTCCGTTCGCCGTAAGGTGTTCGAACACGCCGTGCGCCTGCCGCTCCACCGCGTGTATGAGTTGAAGTCCGGCGGTGCGGCGAGCATGTTGCGGGAAGATGCGGGCGGTGTCGCGGAACTGGTTTTCGCGCTGCTCTATAACCCGTTCCGTGCTGTCATCCAGCTTCTCGGCAGTCTGATTATTCTTGCCGTCACCGATTGGCGTCTGCTCCTGGGTTCGCTCGTGCTGATTCCCGTTGTCTGGATGACGCATAAGACGTGGATCAGCCGCATTCGACCGCTCTTTTCCGACATCCGCGCTACAAGGCAACTCACCGACAGTCACGCGACGGAAACCTTTGGCGGGATGCGGGTGGTGCGGAGCTTTTCCCGACAACGCAGCGAGGCTGCGCAGTTTTCCCGTAACAATCACCTGCTGGCGCGACAGGAAATTCTGGCGTGGTGGTGGAGCCGCGCAATCGACATCGCCTGGGCGTTGTTCATTCCCACCGCGTCGGCATTGCTGCTGTGGTATGGCGGTAATCGCATCCTCGACGACGCGGCTCGTGTCGCAGCGGGCACACTCGCACCCGGCGAGGCGCTGACCATCGGCGATCTGGTGATGTTCCTGGCGTACCTGGGCTGGCTGCTCGGACCGCTTGAGACGCTGGCGTCCAGTGCGACGCAGTTCCAAAACAGCCTGGCGGGGTTGGATCGAGTCCTCAATATCCTGGAGGAGCCGCGCGAAATGCCCAGCCCGCTCGGCGCACGGGTGCTGCCGCCGGATACCCCCGCCGGACGGATCGTGCTGCGCAACGTCGGCTACACCTATCCGCGCAACAACCGACCCGTGCTGACGGACATCAATCTCGATGCTGCGCCGGGTGAGATGATCGCGCTGGTCGGTCCAAGCGGCGCGGGTAAGACGACGCTCTGTAACCTCATCGCCCGGTTTTACGATCCGACCGAAGGCTCCATCACTTTCGACGGCACGGACCTGCGGCAGATCGAGGTGGACAGCTACCGCTCACTGCTGGGTATTGTGGAACAGGATACGTTTCTGTTTGACGGCACAATCGCGGATAACCTCGCCTACGGTCGGCGCGACGCGACCAGGGATCAAATCATCCGTGCCGCAGAGCAGGCCAACGCCCATCGATTCATCATGGAGTTACCCGATGGCTACGACAGCTACGTCGGTGAGCGGGGCGTGAAACTCAGCGGCGGACAGCGGCAGCGGTTGACGATTGCCCGCGCGATTCTTGCTGACCCACGGATACTGATCCTCGATGAGGCGACGAGCAATCTCGACACCGAGAGCGAACGATTGATTCAAACCAGTCTTCGCACGCTCATGGCAGGGCGGACGAGCTTTGTGATCGCGCACCGACTGAGCACCATCGCGCATGCGCATCGGATACTCGTGCTCGAGAGCGGCCGAATCGTCGAACAGGGCCGCCATGAGGAGTTGATGTCACGCAGCGGACGGTATCGGCAGATGGTGGAGCTGCAGACTCACCCAGCAATGGCGATCCCCCGTATTTAG
- a CDS encoding glycoside hydrolase family 99-like domain-containing protein, with protein sequence MGTVYHAIPLGDRCIADAGFASTGNYNIVSTPKVSDNFTMQYDDLIEQHQAYWHEMAQTALPNPPIVTMGWDVTARCDPSLPWPFPPDPRTGRHDYPYCPIVVGNTPDKFRRLCELARKQAQEHQLRFNAVFINSWNEWTESSYLLPEKRTGLAYVEAVKAALGD encoded by the coding sequence TTGGGCACAGTTTACCACGCAATTCCTCTCGGAGACCGCTGCATCGCCGACGCCGGCTTCGCCAGCACTGGCAACTACAACATCGTCAGCACGCCGAAGGTCTCGGACAACTTCACGATGCAGTACGACGACCTCATCGAGCAGCACCAGGCATACTGGCACGAGATGGCGCAGACCGCGCTGCCCAACCCGCCGATCGTCACTATGGGCTGGGACGTTACAGCGCGGTGCGATCCCAGCCTGCCCTGGCCGTTCCCTCCCGATCCGCGGACCGGCCGCCACGACTACCCGTACTGTCCCATCGTCGTCGGCAACACCCCGGACAAGTTCCGTCGGCTCTGTGAGCTGGCCCGCAAACAGGCGCAGGAACACCAGCTGCGCTTCAACGCCGTGTTCATCAACTCCTGGAATGAGTGGACAGAGTCCAGCTACCTTCTGCCTGAGAAGCGCACCGGTCTGGCGTATGTCGAAGCCGTCAAGGCGGCACTGGGAGACTAA
- a CDS encoding DUF262 domain-containing protein — translation MFDSTKEDLKDILRKADEGKLQLPDFQRDYVWLDEDVRSLIASICKGFPVGALLTLEAGSEVRFKPRSLAGVDAASHDPEELLLDGQQRVTSLYQATYSKKPVRTRLSKKVEIERYYYLDIKKSVNDTADLLDAIEGVPADRIRRTNFGKEIVLDLSSREREYEHDMFPLNLTFDSKDWFFGWRDYWKPRGRDVVDLEKKFYKQVVEMIEWYEMPIIRLDKRNSREAICLVFEKVNVGGKKLDPFELLTAIYAADNFDLRAAWNGEHKKSGLQQRLTDHQRRHVLARMESTHFMQACTLLHTREVRSRRVQEGAKGKDLPPVLCNRDAMLALPLTAFKKHVDTLEESFMLAAAFLNEQKIISSRDVPYPQQIVTLAAIFAALDSKAQTVPAKGKITDWFWAGALGELYGTGAETIMARDFMELVEWIGNDGEQPRTLSEAVFQQDRLRSLRGRLAAAYKAIHALLMRRGCLDFINGNPFELMTFFNQKIDVHHIFPEKWCKDHEIDKKVYDSIINKTPLSTKSNQIIGGNAPSIYLRKIETSTGISPAKLDDILRSHLIEPRFLRSDDFEGFYSARTQALSELIGSAMGKPVVNTHGSNEPEIEVDETSDEESDEELVDADTEE, via the coding sequence ATGTTTGACTCGACGAAAGAAGACCTCAAAGACATCCTTCGCAAAGCGGATGAAGGCAAGCTGCAACTTCCCGACTTTCAGCGCGATTACGTGTGGCTCGATGAGGATGTGCGAAGCCTGATCGCGTCGATTTGCAAGGGATTCCCTGTTGGGGCGTTGCTGACTCTCGAAGCCGGTAGTGAAGTCAGGTTCAAACCACGTTCGTTGGCGGGCGTCGATGCGGCGTCTCACGATCCCGAAGAACTGCTGCTCGACGGCCAGCAACGAGTCACATCGCTGTATCAGGCGACTTATTCCAAGAAGCCCGTGCGTACACGTTTGAGCAAGAAGGTCGAAATCGAGCGGTACTACTACTTGGACATCAAAAAGTCGGTCAACGATACCGCCGACCTGCTCGATGCGATCGAGGGTGTGCCTGCTGACCGCATCAGGCGGACGAACTTCGGCAAAGAAATCGTGCTCGATCTTTCCTCCCGCGAGCGCGAGTACGAGCACGATATGTTTCCCCTCAATCTCACATTTGACAGCAAGGATTGGTTTTTTGGCTGGCGCGACTATTGGAAGCCCCGAGGCCGGGATGTGGTCGATTTGGAGAAGAAGTTCTACAAGCAAGTCGTGGAGATGATCGAGTGGTACGAAATGCCCATTATCCGACTCGACAAGCGCAACAGCCGTGAGGCGATTTGCCTTGTTTTTGAAAAGGTTAACGTCGGAGGGAAAAAGCTCGACCCGTTTGAGCTGCTCACCGCCATCTACGCCGCCGATAATTTTGACCTTCGCGCCGCCTGGAATGGAGAACACAAAAAGTCCGGGCTTCAACAACGGCTTACAGACCATCAACGCAGACACGTTCTGGCCAGAATGGAAAGTACCCATTTCATGCAGGCGTGTACGTTGCTCCACACGCGTGAAGTCCGATCACGCCGCGTGCAAGAGGGAGCCAAGGGCAAAGACCTCCCGCCGGTACTTTGCAACCGCGACGCGATGCTGGCTCTGCCGCTCACTGCCTTCAAAAAGCATGTAGATACTTTGGAGGAAAGCTTCATGCTGGCGGCTGCGTTTCTAAATGAGCAAAAGATCATCTCCAGTCGGGATGTCCCATACCCGCAGCAGATTGTGACCCTCGCCGCCATCTTTGCTGCGCTCGATTCCAAGGCGCAGACTGTGCCCGCCAAGGGAAAGATTACAGATTGGTTCTGGGCTGGCGCGCTTGGCGAACTATACGGGACAGGCGCGGAAACCATCATGGCGAGAGATTTCATGGAGCTTGTCGAGTGGATCGGCAACGATGGAGAACAGCCGCGCACTTTATCAGAGGCGGTATTTCAGCAGGATCGCCTTCGGTCGCTTCGCGGCAGATTGGCCGCAGCCTACAAGGCCATTCACGCCTTACTGATGCGACGCGGCTGCCTCGACTTCATTAACGGGAATCCGTTTGAGCTTATGACGTTTTTCAATCAAAAGATTGACGTCCATCACATTTTTCCGGAAAAGTGGTGCAAGGACCACGAAATCGATAAGAAGGTTTACGACAGCATCATCAACAAAACGCCTCTCTCGACGAAATCCAATCAAATCATCGGTGGGAATGCACCATCGATCTATTTGAGAAAAATTGAGACCAGCACCGGCATTTCTCCCGCAAAGCTCGATGATATTCTTCGTTCCCACCTCATCGAGCCGCGATTTCTTCGTTCAGATGATTTTGAGGGATTTTATTCCGCTCGGACTCAAGCTCTCTCGGAACTCATCGGGAGCGCAATGGGCAAGCCGGTGGTGAACACCCACGGTTCCAACGAACCCGAAATCGAAGTTGACGAAACCTCCGACGAGGAATCTGATGAAGAACTCGTTGATGCCGACACGGAGGAATGA
- the gcvPB gene encoding aminomethyl-transferring glycine dehydrogenase subunit GcvPB, which translates to MSQTLQGNDGVVPLIFEKSTPGARATDLPALDVPAAPLPTELCATAAPRLPEVGQLDLVRHYTHLGARNFSVDANFYPLGSCTMKYNPKINEAAAGMSGFAGLHPLQDDADVQGALRMLYELRHWLAEIAGLDEVSLQPCAGAHGEYAALKVIRAYFNDPRGGNAPDRRNVLAPDTAHGTNPASCAMCGTNVIRVPSKEGMVDLDALRSLVNDQTAAMMITNPNTAGIFDGTIIEIAKILHDAGALLYLDGANMNAIVGVSRPGDFGVDVMHYNTHKTFSTPHGCGGPGAGPIAVRKFLSPYLPVPQVEKRNRSAGNDGRSGSPVASAGTEYFLDSDRPHTIGKVRSFFGQFGILLRCWTYIAACGPDGLRNVGQTAVLNANYLAARLRDRFEMPYFKPEQKKFAAHEFVTVPRNLLSRGVTLVDIAKRLIDYGIHPPTMHWPVHDCLMVEPTETESLATLDRFVETMNQIADEIERDPQSLKEAPRQTPVRRLDEVAAARTPVLTAS; encoded by the coding sequence ATGAGTCAGACCCTGCAAGGAAATGATGGCGTCGTGCCGCTGATCTTCGAGAAATCGACACCCGGTGCCCGCGCGACGGATTTGCCCGCACTGGATGTACCCGCCGCTCCGCTGCCGACTGAGCTTTGCGCCACAGCTGCGCCGCGACTTCCTGAAGTCGGCCAGCTCGATCTGGTGCGTCACTACACGCATCTGGGTGCGCGCAATTTTTCCGTCGATGCGAACTTCTATCCGCTCGGTTCGTGCACGATGAAATACAACCCCAAGATCAACGAAGCTGCGGCGGGCATGTCCGGCTTCGCAGGGTTGCACCCGCTCCAGGACGATGCGGATGTTCAGGGCGCGCTCCGGATGCTCTACGAGTTGCGGCACTGGCTCGCGGAAATCGCCGGCCTCGATGAGGTTTCGCTCCAGCCCTGCGCCGGTGCTCACGGTGAGTACGCGGCACTGAAAGTCATCCGTGCTTATTTCAATGATCCCAGGGGCGGCAACGCGCCTGATCGTCGTAACGTCCTCGCGCCCGACACTGCGCACGGCACGAATCCAGCCAGTTGCGCCATGTGCGGCACCAACGTCATTCGCGTTCCTTCCAAAGAAGGCATGGTCGATCTCGACGCATTGCGCTCGCTGGTCAACGATCAGACCGCGGCGATGATGATTACCAACCCCAACACGGCGGGTATCTTCGACGGCACGATCATTGAGATCGCAAAAATCCTCCACGATGCCGGTGCGTTGCTCTACCTCGACGGCGCGAACATGAACGCGATTGTCGGCGTCTCGCGCCCCGGCGATTTCGGCGTGGACGTGATGCACTACAACACGCACAAAACCTTCAGTACCCCGCATGGCTGCGGCGGGCCTGGCGCCGGCCCCATCGCGGTGCGGAAATTCCTCTCGCCCTATCTACCCGTCCCGCAGGTCGAGAAACGCAATCGCTCAGCAGGAAACGACGGACGAAGCGGCAGTCCAGTCGCGTCGGCGGGCACGGAATATTTCCTCGACTCAGATCGACCGCATACCATCGGCAAGGTGCGGTCGTTCTTTGGACAGTTCGGTATCCTGCTGCGCTGCTGGACCTACATTGCCGCTTGCGGACCCGACGGTCTGCGCAACGTCGGTCAGACGGCAGTGCTTAACGCCAACTACCTCGCTGCCCGCCTGCGTGATCGCTTTGAGATGCCCTATTTCAAGCCGGAGCAGAAAAAATTCGCAGCCCATGAGTTCGTCACGGTCCCGCGCAATCTGCTCTCCCGCGGCGTGACGCTCGTGGACATCGCCAAGCGTCTCATCGACTACGGCATCCATCCGCCGACGATGCACTGGCCGGTCCACGACTGCCTCATGGTTGAGCCGACGGAGACGGAAAGCCTGGCGACGCTCGATCGCTTCGTCGAGACGATGAATCAGATCGCCGATGAGATCGAGCGAGACCCGCAATCGTTGAAGGAAGCTCCGCGTCAGACGCCGGTGCGCCGACTCGATGAAGTGGCTGCGGCCCGGACGCCGGTGCTGACAGCAAGCTGA
- a CDS encoding YkgJ family cysteine cluster protein, which produces MPLHSIPHPTSCDQCGACCARESVPPFMPNELDVLPKVLRREVERALVAGVAAGGCLWYDRVKRVCLHYDHRPEVCRQFELGGDECVELWSATVNVSVRRSEARDSSDC; this is translated from the coding sequence ATGCCCCTTCACTCGATACCGCACCCGACCTCTTGCGATCAATGCGGAGCATGTTGCGCCCGCGAATCCGTGCCGCCGTTTATGCCTAATGAGCTTGATGTGCTCCCCAAGGTGCTGCGTCGTGAGGTCGAACGCGCTCTGGTAGCCGGCGTTGCGGCAGGCGGATGCCTCTGGTACGACCGTGTTAAACGTGTGTGCCTGCATTACGACCATCGCCCTGAAGTCTGTCGTCAGTTTGAGCTCGGCGGTGATGAATGCGTTGAGCTGTGGTCAGCGACCGTGAATGTAAGCGTCAGACGATCGGAGGCTCGCGACTCCTCAGACTGCTGA